The genome window TCGACGAACAGCACGTCGCCGCCTACCGGCGTCCACGCCAGTCCGATGGCCACGCCGGGTCGTTTCGTGCGCTGCGCCACCTCCTCATCGAGATGCTTCGGCGCACCCAGCATCTCGACGACGACTTCGGCGCTGATCTCGACCGGCGTCTCGTCCCCCTCGGCCCGCCGCCGCGCCACCTTGCGGCAGAGAGCGCCGATCTCGCGCTCGAGGTTGCGCACGCCAGCCTCGCGCGTATAGCCGCGAATGACGGCGCGCAAGGCCTCCTCGGTGAAACGCACCTGCTCGGACGTCAGGCCGTGGTTCTCGACTTGCCGGCCGAGGAGATGCTCGGTCGCTATGAGCAGCTTCTCCTCTTCCGTGTAGCCGGGCAACTCGAGGACCTCCATCCGGTCGCGCAGCGCCGGCGGGATCGGATCGAGGACGTTCGCGGTCGTGATGAAGAGCACTTCCGAGAGATCGAACGGCAGGTCGACGTAGTGGTCGCGGAAAGTCGAGTTCTGCTCGGGATCGAGCACCTCCAGTAGCGCGGAGGCCGGGTCGCCCCGGAAGTCCATCCCCAGCTTGTCGATCTCGTCGAGGATGAACACCGGGTTCTTCGACTCGGCGCGGCGGAGCCCCTGCATGATCTGCCCCGGCAACGCGCCGATGTAGGTCCGCCGATGGCCGCGGATCTCGGCTTCGTCCCGCATGCCTCCCAGCGAGACGCGCACGAACTTGCGGTCCATGGACGCGGCGATGCCCTTGGCCAGCGACGTCTTCCCGACTCCGGGCGGGCCGACGAAGCAGAGAATCGGTCCCTTCACGTCGGGATTCAGCTTCCGCACGGCGAGGTACTCCAGGATGCGGTCCTTCGCCTTCTCGAGTCCGGAGTGGTCGCCGTCCAATGTCTCCCGCGTCCGCGCGAGATCGATCTTCTCCTCGGTCCGCTGATTCCAGGGCAGGGCGATCAACCAGTCGATGTAGGTGCGCGACACGGTGTACTCGGCCGCCGCGACCGGCATGCGCGAGAGGCGGTCGAGCTCGCGCAGCGCCTCCTTCAGCGAGGCGTCCGGCATGCCTGCCGCTTCGACCTTCTGCCGCAGCTCCTCGATCTCCTTGGCCTGGTCGTCGTTCTCGCCCAGCTCCTTCCTTATCGCCTTGAGCTGCTCGCGCAGCAGGTACTCGCGCTGGCTCTTGCCCATCTCCGACTGCACCTCCGACTGGATCTTCGAGCCGAGCTCCAGCACCTCGATCTCCTTGACCAGGATGCGGTTCAGATGATCCATTCGGGCTCGGACATCGAGCGTTTCCAGGACCTGCTGCCGGGCGGCCGTGGCCAGCGTCGCCAGACTGGCCGCGATGAAGTCGGCCAGCTTGCCCGGTTCCGAGATGTTCCCGGACAACGCCTGCAGCTCGTCGGAGAGCAGGGGAGAAAGGGACACCACCTGCTGGAAGTTGTTCTTGATGTTCCGCTGCAACGCGTCGACCTCGAGGCGATCGTCGTCGGACACGACCTCCTCCGCGGCGCGCACGGCCGCACGCAGGAAGGGCTCCGAAGCCGTGATTCCGTCCAGGGTGACGCGGGCCAGCCCCTGCACGATGAGCCGCAAGCTGCCATCCGGCAGCTTGAACATCTTGTGAATGTGCGTGATGGTGCCGATGTCGTAGAGATCAGCCTGACCGGGCTCTTCGACCGACGCTTCGCGTTGCGTGAAGACCCCGACGAGCTGCTCGCCCTCGACGGCCGCCTCGACGAGCCGCACGGAACTCTCCCGCGCAACCGCCAGCGGCATGAATGCGCCGGGAAACAACACCGTGTCGCGGAGCGGCAGGATCGGCAGCTCCGCCGGAACCGACAGCTCAGGCTCGTCCGGCGGAGACGCCGGCGCGTCCGGACGCGTGGGTTCGTCGTTCATCGTGCACCGCCCGGGCGAGGCGACGCTCCGGGCAACGAGCTCCGAAGCGCTGCGTCAGCCGACGACATCGGCAAACAATGATACCGCCCCGCGCCGGGCGACATGCACCTCGCGCTCCAGCTCGACCTCCCGGATCGCTTCGCAATCCGTGCACCGCACGGCGAACGGCAATGCACGCAGCCGCCCGCTGGAGATCTCCTTCCCGCACTCGTAGCAGTAGCCGAACGTCCCCTCGTCGAGGCGCGACAGCGCCTCGGTCATCTTGTTCAGGGTC of Acidobacteriota bacterium contains these proteins:
- the lon gene encoding endopeptidase La, whose protein sequence is MNDEPTRPDAPASPPDEPELSVPAELPILPLRDTVLFPGAFMPLAVARESSVRLVEAAVEGEQLVGVFTQREASVEEPGQADLYDIGTITHIHKMFKLPDGSLRLIVQGLARVTLDGITASEPFLRAAVRAAEEVVSDDDRLEVDALQRNIKNNFQQVVSLSPLLSDELQALSGNISEPGKLADFIAASLATLATAARQQVLETLDVRARMDHLNRILVKEIEVLELGSKIQSEVQSEMGKSQREYLLREQLKAIRKELGENDDQAKEIEELRQKVEAAGMPDASLKEALRELDRLSRMPVAAAEYTVSRTYIDWLIALPWNQRTEEKIDLARTRETLDGDHSGLEKAKDRILEYLAVRKLNPDVKGPILCFVGPPGVGKTSLAKGIAASMDRKFVRVSLGGMRDEAEIRGHRRTYIGALPGQIMQGLRRAESKNPVFILDEIDKLGMDFRGDPASALLEVLDPEQNSTFRDHYVDLPFDLSEVLFITTANVLDPIPPALRDRMEVLELPGYTEEEKLLIATEHLLGRQVENHGLTSEQVRFTEEALRAVIRGYTREAGVRNLEREIGALCRKVARRRAEGDETPVEISAEVVVEMLGAPKHLDEEVAQRTKRPGVAIGLAWTPVGGDVLFVESRRMSGSGTLTLTGHLGDVMKESARAALSWLRANASRYDVDPAFYGEAEVHLHVPSGAIPKDGPSAGVTMVAALVSELTGRPVRGDLAMTGEITLSGNVLPVGGIKEKVLAARRLGIVEVVLPRQNEKHVNEDLSEDLRREIDVHYVSMIDEVLDLALLPAPPAPPRAEDPAGAEQVHGTVQ